The proteins below come from a single Streptomyces spongiicola genomic window:
- a CDS encoding phosphatase PAP2 family protein, with product MRTDIFARLDREPEPPKIEIPRMSRTRLALLGGTSAFYLAIVVAVLISSWLVIVDWKVMLFRPYQQWPELHAFLDYFVVLGQRGPTAVMVAAWLGWRSWRQHTLRPLLVLGASLLLLNTTVGAVKLGLGRLGPHYATQIGSAELFAGGDIFPSGHTANAVVTWGILAYLATTPRARRYLSALSAVVALGVGLTTVYLGTHWLSDVLLGWAAGLLILLALPWCEPLIGRVEDGILALRDRLRARRLPVPSLPVASGGPRPAMYPQRLPAGSGGEPVRHPVGATSAVRGAAARSTIGGAAPAGPKPAGAPGAQGVAAPARHGQPRTYTVGRSPHAPWTPVAAGSRRPPRSRPQGG from the coding sequence GTGCGTACCGACATCTTTGCCCGTCTGGACCGGGAGCCGGAGCCGCCGAAGATAGAGATCCCGCGGATGAGCCGCACCCGTCTCGCCCTCCTCGGCGGGACGTCGGCGTTCTATCTCGCGATCGTGGTCGCCGTGCTCATCTCGTCCTGGCTGGTGATCGTCGACTGGAAGGTCATGCTCTTCCGGCCGTATCAACAGTGGCCCGAACTGCACGCGTTCCTGGACTACTTCGTGGTGCTCGGACAGCGCGGCCCGACGGCCGTGATGGTCGCCGCCTGGCTCGGCTGGCGCTCGTGGCGGCAGCACACGCTGCGTCCGCTCCTGGTGCTGGGCGCCTCGCTGCTGCTGCTCAACACGACGGTGGGCGCGGTCAAGCTGGGCCTGGGCCGGCTGGGCCCCCACTACGCGACGCAGATCGGCTCCGCCGAACTCTTCGCCGGCGGCGATATATTCCCTTCCGGCCACACCGCCAATGCCGTCGTGACCTGGGGAATCCTCGCCTATCTGGCCACCACCCCGCGGGCCAGGCGGTATCTGTCGGCGCTGTCCGCCGTGGTCGCCCTCGGCGTGGGGCTGACGACCGTCTATCTCGGCACCCACTGGCTCAGCGACGTGCTGCTGGGCTGGGCCGCCGGGCTGCTGATCCTGCTCGCCCTGCCGTGGTGCGAACCCCTCATCGGGCGCGTCGAGGACGGGATCCTCGCGCTGCGCGACCGGCTGCGCGCCCGGCGCCTGCCGGTGCCGTCGCTGCCCGTCGCCTCCGGCGGCCCCCGTCCGGCCATGTACCCGCAGCGGCTGCCGGCCGGGAGCGGCGGGGAGCCGGTGCGCCACCCGGTGGGTGCGACGAGCGCTGTCCGGGGGGCGGCGGCGAGGAGCACCATCGGCGGCGCGGCGCCGGCCGGGCCGAAGCCGGCCGGTGCCCCGGGCGCACAGGGTGTGGCCGCACCCGCCCGGCACGGGCAGCCCCGCACCTACACGGTGGGGCGCTCGCCGCACGCGCCCTGGACCCCGGTCGCGGCCGGGAGCAGACGCCCGCCCCGGTCGCGGCCGCAGGGCGGCTGA
- a CDS encoding I78 family peptidase inhibitor, whose translation MAPTPTPAGQPDDAPEAYVGLDADRAERRARSRGWSTVRSLPPGSVITMEYLEGRLNFEVDGGTVVRCWTG comes from the coding sequence ATGGCACCGACACCGACTCCCGCAGGACAGCCGGACGACGCCCCGGAGGCCTATGTCGGCCTCGACGCCGACCGGGCCGAGCGCCGCGCACGCAGCCGCGGCTGGTCCACCGTCAGATCGCTTCCGCCCGGCTCCGTCATCACCATGGAGTACCTGGAGGGCCGGCTCAACTTCGAGGTCGACGGCGGCACGGTCGTCCGCTGCTGGACGGGCTGA
- the ctaD gene encoding aa3-type cytochrome oxidase subunit I — protein sequence MGTDTAEASASPAPVRRPGRVVVEWLTTTDHKKIGHLYLVTSFAFFLIAGVMAMVMRAELARPGLQIMTNQSFNQAFTLHGTIMLLLFATPAFAGFANGIVPLQIGAPDVAFPRLNMLSYWLFLFGGLMVLGSLLVPSGPAAFGWTAYAPLNSLDRSPGVGIDLWIMGLALSGFGTILTSVNFLATIIGMRAPGMTMFRMPIFTWNILFTTILVLVAFPVLAAALLVLESDRRLGSVVFASGNGGALLWQHLFWFFGHPEVYVIALPFFGIVTEIIPVFSRKPVFGYLTLVGATMAITGLSLVVWAHHMFATGAVLLPFFSLLSFLIAVPTGVKFFNWTGTMLRGSLSFETPMLWAVGFLVSFLLGGLTGVIVASPPMDFHLTDSYFIVAHFHYTVFGTVVFAMFAGFYFWWPKFTGRLLDERLGKIHFWTLLPGFQITFLVQHWLGAEGMPRRYADYLAADGFTALNTVSTVGAFLLGASTLPFLYNVWKTQRYAGKVTVDDPWGFGRSLEWATSCPPPRHNFTTIPRVRSESPAFDLHHPEFAPRRPAVPRPPRDGLTRRRPRPGGAGPGPS from the coding sequence ATGGGCACGGACACCGCCGAGGCCTCCGCCTCACCGGCGCCGGTGCGCCGGCCTGGCCGGGTGGTCGTGGAGTGGCTGACGACCACCGACCACAAGAAGATCGGGCATCTCTACCTGGTCACCTCGTTCGCCTTCTTCCTGATCGCCGGGGTCATGGCGATGGTGATGCGGGCGGAGCTGGCCCGTCCCGGGCTCCAGATCATGACCAACCAGTCGTTCAACCAGGCGTTCACCCTGCACGGCACGATCATGCTGCTGCTGTTCGCGACACCCGCCTTCGCCGGCTTCGCCAACGGGATCGTGCCGCTCCAGATCGGCGCCCCGGACGTCGCCTTCCCCCGGCTGAACATGCTCTCGTACTGGCTGTTCCTCTTCGGCGGGCTGATGGTGCTGGGCTCGCTGCTGGTGCCGTCCGGCCCCGCCGCCTTCGGCTGGACCGCGTACGCGCCGCTCAACAGCCTGGACCGCTCACCCGGCGTCGGCATCGACCTGTGGATCATGGGCCTCGCCCTGTCCGGCTTCGGCACGATCCTGACGTCCGTGAACTTCCTCGCGACGATCATCGGGATGCGGGCCCCCGGCATGACGATGTTCCGGATGCCGATCTTCACCTGGAACATCCTCTTCACCACCATCCTGGTGCTGGTGGCGTTCCCGGTGCTCGCGGCCGCCCTGCTGGTGCTGGAGTCCGACCGGCGGCTCGGCTCGGTGGTCTTCGCGTCGGGCAACGGCGGCGCGCTGCTGTGGCAGCACCTGTTCTGGTTCTTCGGCCACCCCGAGGTCTACGTCATCGCGCTGCCGTTCTTCGGCATCGTCACCGAGATCATCCCGGTCTTCTCCCGGAAACCGGTCTTCGGCTATCTGACCCTCGTCGGGGCCACCATGGCGATCACCGGCCTCTCGTTGGTGGTGTGGGCCCACCACATGTTCGCCACCGGTGCCGTGCTGCTGCCCTTCTTCTCCCTGCTGTCGTTCCTGATCGCCGTACCGACCGGGGTGAAGTTCTTCAACTGGACCGGAACGATGCTCAGGGGCTCGCTGTCCTTCGAGACGCCGATGCTGTGGGCCGTCGGATTCCTGGTGTCGTTCCTGCTCGGGGGGCTGACCGGCGTCATCGTCGCCTCACCGCCGATGGACTTCCACCTCACCGACTCGTACTTCATCGTGGCCCACTTCCACTACACGGTCTTCGGCACGGTCGTCTTCGCGATGTTCGCCGGCTTCTACTTCTGGTGGCCGAAGTTCACCGGCAGGCTCCTGGACGAACGCCTCGGCAAGATCCACTTCTGGACGCTGCTCCCCGGCTTCCAGATCACGTTCCTGGTCCAGCACTGGCTGGGCGCCGAGGGGATGCCCCGGCGGTACGCCGACTACCTCGCCGCCGACGGCTTCACCGCGCTGAACACCGTCTCCACCGTCGGCGCCTTCCTGCTCGGCGCGTCCACGCTGCCGTTCCTCTACAACGTGTGGAAGACCCAGAGGTACGCCGGCAAGGTCACCGTCGACGACCCATGGGGGTTCGGCCGGTCGCTGGAGTGGGCGACGTCCTGTCCCCCGCCGCGGCACAACTTCACCACCATTCCCCGGGTGCGCTCCGAGTCGCCCGCGTTCGATCTGCACCATCCGGAGTTCGCGCCGCGGCGTCCGGCGGTGCCGCGGCCCCCGCGGGACGGCCTCACCCGGAGGCGTCCGCGGCCCGGCGGAGCCGGTCCCGGACCGTCCTGA